TGAGGCGCTAACTATGTTTCCTTTGATTGGGGGGTGCCGACCAATTAAAAAATAGTAACTTTTTATGTGCCGCAAAATCACTTATCACCTAGTGAGTTACAGTTTTTTGGTGGCATTTAAGTGTCGTTAAGTTATCTGCTCTGAATGCAGCCAAGGTTAGCTTGGCTCTCCCGCCTTCCACTCCCCAGATTTGCCGCCACTTTTCTCTAAGAGCTTGATTTCACCCATCACCATTCCTCGGTCTATTGCTTTGTACATGTCGTAGATTGTGAGGAGGGCTACTTGGACTGCGGTGAGGGCTTCCATTTCAACGCCAGTAGGACCGGTAGTTTCCGCCCTGACTTGGCAGTAGATACTGCTTTCATTGGGATTGGATTCGAAGCTTAGGCTAACGTGGGTCAGTGCTAGCGGATGACAAAACGGAATAAGGTCGGATGTCTTCTTGGACGCTTGGATACCAGCTATTCGGGCTATACCCAATACATCACCTTTTTTATGGGTGCCAGCATTCACCATATTGAAGGTCTCAGGAAGCATCGTAATCTTCCCGCTAGCTATGGCAATGCGATGGGTGTTCGGCTTATTGCTAACGTTTACCATATGGGCGTGCCCGCTGGTATCAAAATGAGTTAGTTTGTTCATGGGATAAGCTTTACCATATAGAGATGCAAGATATAAAGCTAGCCACAAAACCCTCTCTTTTACGCCGTATTTTGGCAGTTCAATTGGTGCTGGCAATGTCTTGCTCTGGAATTCCGGCGCATGCAGCTTCCCCAGTGGGTGATGTTTCAGTAGAGGGGAGTTCGGCAGCTATTCAGAATATTGGTAGGGTAATGCAGTCACCTGATGCGCGACCTGCTAATGCACCAACTCGTAGTTCAATGCAAAGTCAGCCAACCATTATTTTGCCCGATATAGGGGATCCCGGAGGCGATACTTTAACGCGATTGGATGAGCGTAAATATGGTGAGATGATCATGCGCCAAATTCGTCCAGATCCTGACTATTCAAACGATTTGCTGATTTACGATTTTCTAAATCTAATGGAGCGTCGCTTATTACAGGCTGCCCGAAAGTTGCAATTAGGTGGGGCTAATGAACAAGGGAGTGGCAACTATAACTTCGAAGTATTTGCCGTGAAAGATAGCAGTATTAATGCGTTTGCCTTACCCGGAGGATTTATTGGTTTTCATACGGGCTTACTTGTGAGCGCTGAATCTGATTCTGAGGTAGCTTCAGTGATGGGGCATGAAACGGGTCACGTACTGCAGCGCCATTTAGCTCGTCAAATGGATAAGCAAACTACTAATATGATGATTGCTTTAGCTGGATTAGTTTTGGGGGCTTTAGCAGCTTCGCACAATCCTTCTGCAGCGGCTGGTCTCATGCAGGGTGGTCAAGCGCTTGCTGTCAATAATCAACTTTCTTACTCTCGGAATGCAGAGCGTGAAGCTGATCGTATTGGCTTTCAGATTTTGGATGCTAGTGGATATGATGTAAATGGCGCACCAGGATTTTTTCAGCGTTTGCAAAAAGCAACTGGAATAATGGACAATGGCGCACCAGGATATGTGCGGACTCACCCATTAACAACAGACCGTATTGCTGATATGCAAGATAGAACTCGGACTGTCTCTAAAGCGGTCAATATCACAGCCTCCCCAGAGTTTTATTTCATTAAAGCTCGAGCCCACATGGAACAGTCAGGTAGTTCTAGTGGTATGTACGATCTTAAAAATACATTTGATAGCCTAAGTAAGCAGCAACCAATCGGTAAGCAGCTTGAAGGTTTTTATGGTTTGACTTTAATAGCGCAACGTCAAGGAAAAATAGATCAAGCTGAAGCCGATTTGCAGCAGGTTCGAAATATTGTTCAGAAGATGGGCGCTTCTAATTCGTCGACTTATAGACAAAGTCTCGCATTAGATATCACTGCTTCAGAATTAACTTTGACTAAAGGTAAAAGTGAAGAGGCGCTTCAAATTGCCCAAGCCTCACTTAAAACTTATCCGCAATCTTATGCAGCAGGCGCTGCCATGATTAATGCTGAGCTCAAGCTTGGCCGCACCAATGATGCAATTAATTGGTTAAAAGCTCGCACTAGATCTCAGCCAAATGAAATTGTCTGGTGGTCCTTGCTTTCTAAAGCTTATGATCAAGCTAATAATGTTCCAATGCGTCATTACGCCCTTGGTGAAAAGTATGCGCTGGAAGGGGCCTGGCCTTCTGCAATTGAACAGTTGCGTATTGCTCGCTCGGCCGGCGGTGCTGATTTCTACCAAGGGTCCAGTATTGATGCTCGTCTACGCGAAATGCAAAGACAATACCAAGAAGAACTCAAGGAGCAGGGTAAGCAAGCCCCAGGCTAAGCTGTTGGCTTTGCAATGAAACGATAGCGTGTGGATAGCTCATTAGAGTAAACGGGCTCGAGAGGGGCAGTTGTTTTCGCTCCATTGCCATGAACCTCCAAAACTACAGGCCTCATCATTTAATTTAGCAAGCTCAGAAAAATGATCAAGATCATGATCATGTAGTAAAGCAATTGTTAGGGCATCACTTTTAATAAATTCGCTATTACTTCCTTCTTCATAAATTGTTTGGTTTGCCGTACCAACAATATAAACATTGCCATTTTCATCGCTCAAAGCACTCTGAGGATAAATTGAATGACCGCATTGTGTGATCAGTTCATACCCTTGTTTGCTTGGGTTCATCCGAGCAATCCAAGGAGTGGCATCTAAGGTAATGAAGACGCGTTGTGGACCGTTTTAAAAAAAATATCTTCCACGTATATCGCAAGCATAGTTGCGTGAAATATATTCATTTAATGCTCTATGCTAAATGATTTGGCCTGGTAGATGATTCTGTTGTGTGAACTCATCGCGCATACGCCATTGGCCACGACGATCTAGGGCAAGCTAGCCAACACAATCAGGCACATTTGGCCACTTTATCAGCGACCACAGTACTTGATCATCCATAATATTTAATGGGGGCCGTGCGGTGTAGAGGGGGAATCGAAGGTTTCTTCAGTAGAGTGACTGGCATGTAAATGGGCTATACGCCAGCCAGCACTATCCTGAAGAAGGACTAGGGTGATATTGAGAAAAAATTCCGCTTCTATCTGATCGGCTCTGAGATGAACTGCTTCAGTAGTGTCATGTATAGCGGCTCCTAATTATTGAATGGCTAATGCAAGCAATCGGCTCCAAAAATAGGGGTTGCTTGCTAAGAAGTCTTTCTAAGCCTTTGCGAATTTCTGCATGCCTAGTAAGCGATGACCTTCAGAAAGAACGCAGGTAATAGAGTCATCGTCCAGCCAGATATATCTCTAAGGCACCCTGAACATCCCGATGTCTCAGGGCATCTTGCCACGCCTCTACAACATCGTTAGCATTATGAAAGAGTCTGGCAAGTTTGGACATGGCTTACTTTTCTTGAGTTATGACTGCAATGACTTGAGTGTAGCGAATACTTGTTCAGGAAGAATGTCATTTAAGCAATTTAAATGACCTAATGGGCACTCTTTTTTGTGGCAAGGACTGCATGGTAGATTCAGCCAAAGCACTTTGGCTTTGTTAGAAAGTGGCGGCGTATGGGATGGGTCGCTCGACCCAAATATAGCAACCTGAGGCGTTTGCAGTGCTGCTGCTATGTGCATTAAACCCGAATCGTTGCTGATAACTGCTTTGCTCATGCCAATCAGGGCAATAGCCTCATCAAGAGTGGTACTGCCGCACCAGTTGTGAATGTTGCCTACTTGCTGGGCTTTAGTGCAAATTTCGTTAGTTAGCTCAAGATCATCTTTGCCTCCTAAGAGAATGAATTGGGCGCTTGGATTTTGGGCAACTAATTTTTGGGCTAACTCGGCAAAGTGACTTGTTGGCCACCGTTTGGTTGGACCATATTCAGCGCCAGGGCACATGATGTAGGTGCAGTCAGGATCAACATTATCGTTATGTAATTTATTTTGAACCGATTCTTTTGCGGTTGCTGAAACTTGTAATTTGGGTTCCAGATTACTTTCTGTTGTATCTTGCTCGCTTTTCAGTAGTTGACTCAATGCAAGATAGTGCTCAACCATAGGCGGCCGATTAATTTTGCTTGGATTTTCTAAGAAGAGATTGATTAAACCGAAGCGCATTTCACCGCGATAGCCTATACGAATAGGGATATTGGCCAACCATGGAATCAGTGCCGATTTAAAGCTATTGGGTAATATAAAACAGGCTTGATATTTTTTTGCTGATAATTCTTTGGCGATTTGCTTGCGTAGATTCCACTGTAATTGTTTGTGCTCAAACTTTGCTTCGATTACTTCAGAAACTTCAGGGCAGGCTCGATAAATAGGTGCTACCCAAGTGCTGGCAAGTACATCAATGTGTGATTCTGGGAATTGATCTTTGAGTTTTGCCAGTAAAGGCTGAGTCATTACAGCATCCCCAATCCAATTGGGGGCGACAATCAAAATACCGTGCATGTATGTTTATAGAATCAGCGTCTTTACAAGACGCTGATGGACTTAATGACCGTGTGGCTCAGTGCCGGGAATAAGTTTGTACTCTGCGCCACAATAAGGGCATTTAGCTTCGCCGGTTTTAGTAATGTCCAGAAAGACTCGGGGGTGTGAGTTCCAAGCTGGAGTTTGGTTGGTGGGACAGTGCAGAGGTAAATCTTTACCATCCACTATTACTGCTTGAGTCTGAGTCATATGCTTTTTCCTGAGTCCTGAAATTACTTCACGTAAGTGAGCCAAGATTTGTATTTATCATTTCTGCCATACACTGCATCAAAATACGTTTTTTGAATCTTTTCAGTAATGGGACCACGTTTACCATCTCCAATGGTGCGGTCATCCAATTCGCGGATAGGAGTAACTTCAGCAGCGGTACCGGTGAAGAAAGTTTCATCAGCGGAATAGATCTCATCGCGAGTAATACGTTTCTCACGTAACTCGAGACCGAGATCTTTTACGATCTCAATAATGGAGTCGCGAGTAATGCCATCTAAGCATGATGCTAAATCCGGTGTATACACAATTCCATCGCTCACCATAAAGACGTTTTCGCCTGAACCTTCAGAGACATACCCTTCGGTATCGAGCAACAAGGCCTCATCATATCCATTAGCAGTAACTTCTTGGTTGGCCAAAATGGAGTTGATGTAATAACCAGAAGCCTTAGCGCGCACAAGTGAGGAGTTTACAAAATGGCGGGTAAATGAGGAAGTTTTAACCCGGATACCCTTATTAAGCCCATCTTCACCCAAATAGGCACCCCATTCCCATGCTGCAATTGAGGTATGAATAGTATTTCCTTTGGGGGAAATACCCAGCTTTTGGGAGCCAATGAAGATAATGGGGCGAATGTAGCAAGTTTCTAGCTTATTGCTATTAACCACATCAATAATCCCCTTGCTGATCTCTTCTCGACTGTAGGGCATGTTCATTTGGAAGATCTTGGTGCCATTAAACAGGCGCTTTACATGCTCTGGGAGTCGGAAAATGGCTGTTCCCTGGGGGGTTTTGTAGGCACGGATACCCTCAAACACCCCCATTCCGTAATGTAGGCTGTGTGTTAACACGTGAACATTGGCCTCGCGCCAAGGAATTAGCTTCCCATCAGTCCAAATAAATCCATCGCGGTCGGACATCGACATTTTCTTTACCTTTTGTGTCTGTTAAGTATCTGTAAAAAACGGTTTACGCAGGCCACTTGGCAGGCAGATTTTGCTTTATCAGCCAAGAATGCATTTAAGCCCTTATTGTAGAGCAGGCGGGACGGTCTGTCGGCTCGGATCTTCAGGGGTGGAGAGGCTAGAGCATTTAGAATGGAGATCTCCCCATAAACCAACTTATTTACTCAATCTCATGCCGGAATCCTTATTTAAAGTTAAGCGTTTAAGTGAATTAGTTCACTCAGGTCAATTAAAGGGTAAGCGGGTTTTAATTCGTGCCGATTTAAATGTTCCACAAGATGAGGCGGGAAATATTACTGAGGACACACGCATACGCGCATCTATGCCAGCGGTTCAGATGTGTTTAGATGCTGGAGCGGCAGTAATGGTGACTTCTCATTTAGGTCGTCCTACTGAGGGGCAATTTAAACCAGAAGATAGCTTGGCTCCTGTAGCGGACCGCATAGCCGCTTTGTTGAGTCGTAAGGTGCTTCTAATTAGTGAGTGGGTTGATGGTGGTTTTGAAATAAATCCAGGTGAAGTGGTTCTCCTAGAGAACTGCCGATTAAACGTCGGCGAGAAAAAGAACAGCGACGAATTATCTAAAAAGATTGCTGCGTTATGCGATGTCTATGTCAATGATGCATTTGGAACTGCGCATCGTGCAGAGGCAACTACTAATGGTGTGGCTAAATTTGCGCCGATAGCTTGTGCAGGCCCGCTAATGGCGGCCGAATTGGATGCCCTTAGTCGTGCGCTTGCTAGTCCAAAGCGCCCCTTGGTGGCAATTGTGGCTGGCTCTAAAGTTTCTTCTAAGCTCACCATATTGAAAGCCTTATCCGAAAAAGTAGACGAACTAATTGTTGGTGGGGGTATCGCTAATACATTCATGTTGGCTAAAGGTTTGCCTATTGGTAAATCACTTGCTGAGCCTGATTTAGTCGATGAGGCTATAGAAATTATGGAGATCATGGAAAAGCGTGGCGCTCATGTGCCTATTCCTGAAGATGTGGTTGTTGCCAATGAACTCTCCCCGCTGGCTCGAGCAAACCGCGTGCCTGCAGACCAAGTTGCTGAAGATGACATGATTCTAGATATTGGTCCAAAGACAGCCGCTCGCTTATCCATCATGCTTGCTCATGCAGGCACGATTGTTTGGAATGGCCCATTGGGCATATTTGAAATCGATCAATTTGGTGGCGGCACAAAAATGTTGGCTGCTGCAATTGCGCATTCACCGGCATTTTCTATTGCTGGCGGTGGCGACACTTTGGCAGCCATTGCTAAATACGGTATAGAAAATCAAGTGGATTACATTTCTACTGGCGGTGGCGCCTTCTTGGAATTCTTAGAAGGCAAAACTTTGCCAGCCTTTGCAGTACTAGCTGAAAGAGCGAAAGACTAAATATATGTTGAGAGCAACTAAGATCATTGCAACTCTGGGTCCGGCCTCGGAAAAGCCAGATGTTTTGCGTGAAATGATCCGTGCTGGCGTTGATGTAGTGCGAATGAATTTCTCTCACGGTACCGTAGCAGATCATAAAGCACGCCGTGATTTGGTACGTAGCATCTCTACCGAGGTGGGTAAAGAAGTGGGCATTATGACCGACTTACAAGGTCCTAAAATTCGGGTTGGTAAATTTACTGATAACAAAATTCAGCTCATAGAGGATGATCACTTTACTCTTGATGTAGCCTGTGAATTGGGCAATCAAGAGCGAGTTGGTCTTGATTACAAAGAACTGCCAAACGATGTCAAGCCAGGCGATCGTCTTTTATTGAATGACGGTTTAGTAGTGTTGCGAGTTGAAGGCGTCAAAGGTGGCGAAATCTTTACTATTGTTGAGCAGGGCGGCCCTCTCTCTAATAACAAAGGCATCAATCGTGCTGGCGGCGGTTTAACTGCCCCCGCTCTGACTGAAAAAGATGTTGCTGATTTAGATGCCGCAATTGCCATGGGAGTGGATTTCTTGGCAATCAGCTTCCCTAAAGACGGTGCTGATATGGCCTATGCCCGTCAGTTGGCTGATGCCGCTAGCGCCAAGTATGGTGTCGGCAAAGTTAAAACGATTGCCAAGGTAGAGCGCGCTGAAGCAATAGAGCCTGAAGCCCTTAAAAGTATTATTGCCGAGAGCGATGGCATCATGGTTGCTCGTGGTGATTTGGCTATTGAAGTTGGGAATGCTGCGGTGCCGGCTTTACAAAAACGCATGATTGCATGGGCACGTGAAGCGGACAAATTCACGATTACAGCTACGCAAATGATGGAGTCCATGATTAATGCGCCAGTTCCGACGCGCGCAGAAGTCAGCGACGTAGCGAATGCAGTATTGGATGGTACGGATGCAGTAATGTTATCTGCTGAGTCTGCTGCGGGTATGTATCCAGTGCAAACTATTAAAGCGATGGCAGAGATTTGTGTTGAAGCAGAAAAGTCAGATCGCGTGAAGCTCGATACTGACTTCATGGATAAAACCTTTACCCGTATTGACCAAACGATTGCCTTAGGTGCTTTATTTACAGCACACCATCTCAATGCCAATGCTATTGCTGCATTGACTGATTCAGGCTCAACGGCAATTTGGATGAGTCGTCACAATATTCATGTGCCGATATTTGCTTTGACTTCAAAGATTGCTACGCAACGTGCTTTAAGTGCTTATCGTAATGTCACTCCAATTGGCTTGGACTACACCAAAGATCGTGACACCGCATTGCAAGAGGTAGAAGCTTGCTTAAAAAAATCAGGCGCTGTTAAAAAAGGCGATACCGTTGTGCTGACCTCTGGTGAGCCCATGGGTGAGCCTGGTGGTACCAATACACTCAAGATTGTGCATGTGAAGTAATCCACATTTAAAGCAAATTTATTTAAACCCAAATTACCATTCAATAAGAGAACATTATGGCTTTAGTATCTTTAAGACAACTCTTGGATCATGCTGCAGAAAACGGATATGGTCTGCCAGCATTTAATGTAAATAATCTAGAGCAAGTAACGGCAATTATGGAGGCAGCTAACGAGGCTGATTCTCCCGTCATCATGCAAGCTTCTGCAGGGGCTCGTAAATATGCTGGAGAAGCATTTTTGCGCCATTTGATTTCTGCGGCTGTTGAAGCTTACCCACATATTCCAGTAGTCATGCACCAGGACCATGGTCAGAGCCCTGCGGTATGTATGGCAGCGATCAAGAGTGGTTTTACCAGCGTAATGATGGATGGCTCTTTAGAAGCTGATGGCAAAACTGTTGCTAGCTATGAGTACAACGTGGATGTTTCCAAGGAGGTAGTGAAGTTTTCTCATTCAATTGGAGTTACGGTTGAGGCAGAACTAGGGGTATTAGGCTCCTTAGAAACAATGAAAGGCGACAAGGAAGATGGCCATGGTGCTGATGGCACGATGACTCGCGAGCAATTGTTAACAGATGTTGAGCAAGCGGCTGATTTTGTGAAGGCGACGCAGTGCGATGCTTTAGCGATTGCAATTGGTACTAGCCATGGTGCTTACAAGTTTAGTAAAAAACCAACAGGCGACATTTTGGCTATCGACCGAATTAAGGAAATTCATGCACGTATTCCAAATACACATCTAGTAATGCATGGCTCATCAAGTGTTCCTCAGGAATTGCTGGCCGAGATCCGTGAGTTTGGTGGCGATATGAAAGAGACTTATGGTGTGCCTGTTGAAGAGATTCAAGAGGGCATTAAGAATGGCGTACGCAAAATTAATATCGATACAGATATACGCTTGGCAATGACGGGGGCGATTCGTCGTTACTTTATCGAAAATCCAAGCAAGTTTGACCCGCGCGATTATTTAAAGCCGGCCCGTGAAGCTGCGAAGAAGATTTGTATTGCACGGTTTCAGGCTTTTGGTTCAGCTGGCCAAGCTTCCAAAATTAAACCCATTCTCTTAGAGAAGATGGCTGAGCTTTATAAGAGCGGTAAATTAATTCAAATTGTGAAGTGATTTAAATATGCCTGCTTTATACGCTACCTCTATTAAATCCTTACCCCTATTATCGAAAGGTAAAGTGCGAGATGTATATGCATTAGATGATGATAAGTTGTTAATGATTACAACTGACCGACTCTCTGCATTTGATGTGGTGATGGGTGAGTCTATTCCCGAAAAGGGTGTAGTGTTAAACCAAATGGCTAATTTTTGGTTTAATAAATTAGCTTCAGTGATTCCAAACCATTTGACTGGCATGGATCCAGCTACGGTAGTAGCTGCCGACGAGGTAGAGCAGGTGAAAGGTCGTGCTGTAGTTGCTAAACGTTTAAAGCCGATTTTGGTAGAGGCTGTTGTACGTGGCTATTTAGCTGGTAGCGGCTGGAAAGATTACAAAGAAGCTGGCAAGGTTTGTGGAATTGCTTTGCCGAAAGGCTTAGAGAACGCTCAAAAATTGCCCGAGCCCATCTTTACTCCTGCGGCTAAAGCTGAATTTGGTCGGCATGATGAAAACATCTCATTTGAAAAAGTAGTTAAATTAATCGGTGAAAAGTTAGCCAACCAAATTCGGGAGGTAAGCATTCGACTGTATAAAGAAGCCTCTGAATTCGCTGCTACTCGTGGAATCATTATTGCTGATACCAAGTTTGAGTTTGGCTTAGATGCTACTGGCGAATTGGTCCTAATGGACGAGATCCTTACTGCTGATTCTTCTCGCTTCTGGCCTGCAGAAACCTACTATGTGGGTTCAAACCCACCTTCTTATGACAAGCAATTTGTGCGTGACTGGTTAGAGACGGCGATGGTAAATGGTAAGCCTTGGCCCAAAACAGCCCCTGCACCGCAATTGCCTGCAGATGTTGTTCAAAAAACTGCCCAAAAGTATCGCGAAGCGCTCACACGTCTAACTCAGGGATAATAGAGGCCTTAATAGATATAAAGCATTTGGAGAGGTCGATGAGTAAGAAGCCAATCGTCGGAATAGTGATGGGATCCAATTCAGATTGGGACACCATGCAGCACGCCGCCCAAATGCTTGAGCAATTTGGCATTGCTCATGAGGCAAAAGTGCTCTCCGCGCATCGCATGCCAGATGATATGTTTCAGTATGCTGAAAAGGCTCAAGCTAATGGCTTGCAGGCAATCATTGCTGGAGCAGGTGGTGCGGCTCATTTACCAGGCATGCTTGCTTCAAAAACAATTGTCCCTGTCTACGGGGTACCGGTTGCCAGTAAATATTTGCGCGGTGAAGATTCTTTATATTCAATTGTTCAAATGCCCAAAGGAATTCCAGTTGCTACTTTTGCAATTGGTGAAGCCGGTGCGGCTAATGCTGCCTTGCATGTGATTGCAGGTTTAGCTTTACATGATGCTGATTTAGCTCAGCGCTTAGAAGATTTTCGTGTGAAACAGTCTGATACCGCACGTTCAATGAATTTGCCGGGATATTAATTAAATGGCAGATCGTAAGGAACCTATTTTGCCGGGTTCATATCTGGGCATTTTAGGCGGCGGTCAATTGGGGCGCATGTTTACTCAAGCCGCGCAGGCCATGGGTTATAAGGTTTGTGTTCTAGATCCTGATTCGGATAGTCCGGCCGGCTCTATCGCTGAAAAATTTATTCAAGCGGAGTACACGGATAGTGCTGCTTTAAAAGAAATGGCTGCGTTGTGCTCGTCAGTGAGTACTGAGTTTGAAAACGTCCCAGCTCAAGCGCTGGATGAATTAGAGGCATTAGGTGTTTTTGTTGCGCCTAGGAGTAGCTGTGTTTCATTGGCGCAAAACCGTGTGGCAGAGAAAAAATTCTTAGCGACTTGGAAATCTGAAACAAATATTGGCCCAGCCCCTAATTTTGTGATTGAGCATGACGCTGATATTGCTCACGTGCCTGCTGATCTTTTTCCTGGGATTTTGAAAACTGCTCGTTTGGGTTATGACGGAAAAGGTCAAGCTACTGTTTATAACCCAGAAGAATTAACGGCAGCATGGAATGAGTTTGGGCGCGTGCCATGCGTTCTTGAAAAGCGTATGGATTTGGATTTTGAAGTATCGGCTTTAGTAGTACGTGGCTATGATGATGCGGTGGTGGCTTACCCAGTGGCGCAGAATATTCATCGTGATGGAATCTTGCATACCTCGACAGTGCCAGTGCCATCGCTCAAGCCTGCTCAAGAGAAAAAAATCATTGATGCAGCAAAGGCGCTGATTCGTAAAATGGATTATGTGGGCGTACTTTGCGTTGAATTTTTTGTTTTGAAAGGTGGCGACATTATCGCTAATGAAATCGCACCACGCCCTCATAATTCTGGCCATTACACTATGGACGCTTGTGTTAGCAGTCAGTTTGAGCAGCAAGTGAGAGCAATGGCGAGATTGCCTTTGGGTGATACCCGTCAACTTGCACCCGTATCCATGTTGAACCTATTGGGCGATCTTTGGTTTGAAGGTAGTGAAGATAAAGCTCGTGAACCTGCTTGGAATAAAGTGCTGGCTCACCCTGATGCTAAGTTGCATCTTTATGGAAAATCTGCTCCACGGATGGGTCGAAAAATGGGGCATATTAATTGTCTTGGTGAGGCGTTGAACGAAGCTCGCCAAAACTGTGCGGCTGTTGCTACTGAATTAGGCATTGAGCCCTAGAAATGTCTGGCGATAGTACGCCACTGCATTCTTCTGCGGTGATTTATGAAGCGGTTCAAACCTTACGCAATGGTGGATTGGTTGCCATACCTGCCGAGACGGTTTACGGTCTAGCTGCTGATGCTAAAAATCCTGACGCCATTAAGAAAATCTTTGTTGCTAAAGAACGTCCTTCAAATCACCCATTAATTGTTCACTTGGCTGCGCCTGATAAATTTGATCAACCCCAAATTGATTGGATTGCATTGCTGGCGCCTTGGGCACGAGATGTTTCCGAAGATGCGTTAAAGCTAATTAATCAGTTTTGGCCAGGACCGCTTACTCTTGTGTTTAAAAAAGATAAAGGCGTTTTAAATGAGCTGACGGGCGGGCAAGATACAGTGGCAATTCGCGCGCCTGCACATCCTATTGCAATAGGTTTATTGCGTAAATTTAAAGGCGGAGTAGCCGCGCCTTCAGCCAATCGTTTTGGAAAGGTTTCACCCACTAGTGCCGCCGACGTTCGGCAAGAATTTGAAGGTATGTTGGGTCTAATGGTTCTAGATGGTGGAGATTGTGATGTTGGTATTGAATCAACGATTATTGACCTCTCCTCAGGTGATAAGGCAGTACTTCTTAGGCCGGGCGCCATTACTCCGAGCGAGATTATGGCTAAGACAGGTGTAAGGGTATATCTGCCTGGAGAAATCAAGGGCGACAACGAAAAAGAAGATCTTCCTAAGGTATCGGGAAGTCTTAAAGCGCATTACGCACCTACTACTCCTTTGCGTCTCTACGCACCGGGACGTGTTTTAGATGCATTAAGTGAATTTCCTGACACCAAATCTCGCGTTGCAATTGCGGTATGGGATTCCGAATCTTCTCTTGGTCATGACGGTCACCCAGCTGCTCGTTTTGAAGAGGTGGAGATATCAAGTGATAGCGTTGCCTTCGCTAGTTGTTTATATCGATCCCTGCGCGATTTGGATCAACAAGGCTGGGATTTAATTTTGTTTCCTGAGCCACCCGTGGGCGAGGAATGGGACGGTGTCAGAGATCGACTTCAGCGTGCATGTTTTGGTTCTGGGCCATCCTCTAGTAACCACGATAGTAATTGATCATGCGCCTCTAAGCCTCTCTATGCATTGGGGCGGTTAATAAATGAGGTTACTGCATACATCTTGCCAGATTTACTTAACATGTAACCAAGAGATTGCTCTGACATCTGCAAGTGAGCCAGTTTTAATTCTGGCTTCAGGTTTTTTCTTGAGATGCAAGAACTTGCGTAGCTGACTCATTAGGCGATTGCGCATGGTGCTGTCAGCACCAGCAATTGGCAGGCTGTTATAGAAAATATCACCAACAGGTAGGTTTCGAACTGTCAATAAAAGTTGATTCATCTGGCCCGCAGAGATTGCCTCGTTGCGAGATAAGCCTGAACCATTTTCGATAACGAGTTCCTGAAATTCCAGGCCATTTTGTTTCAGCCAGCTCTGAATGACCATCTCTCCATTGGCAGTTGTAGCTGGTTTTCCCATCTTCTCTAACGCTAGAGTAAGGAGAGTTGTCGGGCCATCACATTATTGG
The nucleotide sequence above comes from Polynucleobacter necessarius. Encoded proteins:
- the moaC gene encoding cyclic pyranopterin monophosphate synthase MoaC, with translation MNKLTHFDTSGHAHMVNVSNKPNTHRIAIASGKITMLPETFNMVNAGTHKKGDVLGIARIAGIQASKKTSDLIPFCHPLALTHVSLSFESNPNESSIYCQVRAETTGPTGVEMEALTAVQVALLTIYDMYKAIDRGMVMGEIKLLEKSGGKSGEWKAGEPS
- a CDS encoding M48 family metalloprotease — encoded protein: MQDIKLATKPSLLRRILAVQLVLAMSCSGIPAHAASPVGDVSVEGSSAAIQNIGRVMQSPDARPANAPTRSSMQSQPTIILPDIGDPGGDTLTRLDERKYGEMIMRQIRPDPDYSNDLLIYDFLNLMERRLLQAARKLQLGGANEQGSGNYNFEVFAVKDSSINAFALPGGFIGFHTGLLVSAESDSEVASVMGHETGHVLQRHLARQMDKQTTNMMIALAGLVLGALAASHNPSAAAGLMQGGQALAVNNQLSYSRNAEREADRIGFQILDASGYDVNGAPGFFQRLQKATGIMDNGAPGYVRTHPLTTDRIADMQDRTRTVSKAVNITASPEFYFIKARAHMEQSGSSSGMYDLKNTFDSLSKQQPIGKQLEGFYGLTLIAQRQGKIDQAEADLQQVRNIVQKMGASNSSTYRQSLALDITASELTLTKGKSEEALQIAQASLKTYPQSYAAGAAMINAELKLGRTNDAINWLKARTRSQPNEIVWWSLLSKAYDQANNVPMRHYALGEKYALEGAWPSAIEQLRIARSAGGADFYQGSSIDARLREMQRQYQEELKEQGKQAPG
- a CDS encoding SBBP repeat-containing protein; protein product: MNPSKQGYELITQCGHSIYPQSALSDENGNVYIVGTANQTIYEEGSNSEFIKSDALTIALLHDHDLDHFSELAKLNDEACSFGGSWQWSENNCPSRARLL
- the waaF gene encoding lipopolysaccharide heptosyltransferase II, which encodes MHGILIVAPNWIGDAVMTQPLLAKLKDQFPESHIDVLASTWVAPIYRACPEVSEVIEAKFEHKQLQWNLRKQIAKELSAKKYQACFILPNSFKSALIPWLANIPIRIGYRGEMRFGLINLFLENPSKINRPPMVEHYLALSQLLKSEQDTTESNLEPKLQVSATAKESVQNKLHNDNVDPDCTYIMCPGAEYGPTKRWPTSHFAELAQKLVAQNPSAQFILLGGKDDLELTNEICTKAQQVGNIHNWCGSTTLDEAIALIGMSKAVISNDSGLMHIAAALQTPQVAIFGSSDPSHTPPLSNKAKVLWLNLPCSPCHKKECPLGHLNCLNDILPEQVFATLKSLQS
- a CDS encoding zinc-finger domain-containing protein; translation: MTQTQAVIVDGKDLPLHCPTNQTPAWNSHPRVFLDITKTGEAKCPYCGAEYKLIPGTEPHGH
- a CDS encoding branched-chain amino acid transaminase, with product MSMSDRDGFIWTDGKLIPWREANVHVLTHSLHYGMGVFEGIRAYKTPQGTAIFRLPEHVKRLFNGTKIFQMNMPYSREEISKGIIDVVNSNKLETCYIRPIIFIGSQKLGISPKGNTIHTSIAAWEWGAYLGEDGLNKGIRVKTSSFTRHFVNSSLVRAKASGYYINSILANQEVTANGYDEALLLDTEGYVSEGSGENVFMVSDGIVYTPDLASCLDGITRDSIIEIVKDLGLELREKRITRDEIYSADETFFTGTAAEVTPIRELDDRTIGDGKRGPITEKIQKTYFDAVYGRNDKYKSWLTYVK